A stretch of the Vigna radiata var. radiata cultivar VC1973A chromosome 7, Vradiata_ver6, whole genome shotgun sequence genome encodes the following:
- the LOC106767999 gene encoding uncharacterized protein LOC106767999 — protein sequence MRRSNQHIMASSQKYVLGVLVLAIIQWKAIASSHEHLQHLKSLHFSLFQHETINKTAYIIVDGIKGGAALSQTTTPFGTLVAFQDPLTVAANRSSKLVGISEGAAVTSSLDGLRSISIAKLTLRLKHHKGSLSVVGVMDSIKSSNLPVVGGTEDFLFVQGHVTSSLVDLTGITVVYKIQFHLYWPPYATPSS from the coding sequence ATGAGAAGAAGCAATCAACATATTATGGCTTCCTCACAGAAGTATGTTCTTGGTGTTTTAGTTTTGGCCATAATCCAATGGAAAGCCATTGCAAGCTCCCATGAGCACCTCCAACACCTGAAATCCCTTCACTTCTCACTGTTTCAACATGAGACCATAAACAAAACAGCTTATATCATAGTGGATGGTATAAAAGGAGGAGCAGCACTGAGTCAAACCACAACCCCTTTTGGCACCTTGGTTGCTTTCCAGGACCCTTTGACAGTTGCAGCCAACAGATCCTCCAAACTGGTTGGGATCTCAGAAGGAGCTGCAGTCACATCTAGTCTTGACGGCCTTCGAAGCATTTCAATTGCAAAGCTAACTCTTCGTTTGAAGCACCACAAGGGCTCCCTTTCTGTTGTTGGCGTCATGGATAGCATCAAATCCTCCAATCTTCCAGTCGTAGGAGGCACTGAAGATTTCTTGTTTGTGCAAGGCCATGTTACGTCTTCTCTTGTTGATCTTACGGGTATCACCGTTGTTTATAAgattcaatttcatctttacTGGCCTCCGTATGCAACTCCATCCTCGTGA